In one Elusimicrobiota bacterium genomic region, the following are encoded:
- a CDS encoding DEAD/DEAH box helicase, translated as MAFDELNLHPDLMRAIEAMGWQDPTPIQQQAIPVILEGQDVLGAAQTGSGKTGAFALPVLHHLLEKKRAGPRVLILVPTRELASQVDQTFRDCARFTDFKVVTIIGGVGYEQQRRAVTEGADIIVATPGRLLDHLQNRAFTLARVDHLILDEADRMLDMGFLPDIKSIVYQVPQERQTLLFSATLVPEIERIASFALKDPNRIQVARPATVAEGISQILYPVVHNQKMDLLITLLRNTEMRSVLVFTRTKHGADRLAHRLEKAGYRSEVLHSNRTQRERTEAMDSFRAGKSQILVATDIAARGIDVKDISHVINYDVPQHPEDYVHRVGRTARAYGVGDALTLMDPLEQVFVTDIEKFTGLVFPRAVVPNFPYKILPKLEAPKPSNKTSWDRVWSRGHTNALRRRR; from the coding sequence ATGGCTTTTGATGAGCTAAATTTACACCCCGATTTAATGCGAGCGATTGAAGCGATGGGATGGCAAGACCCCACGCCCATTCAACAGCAAGCCATTCCCGTGATTCTGGAAGGGCAGGACGTTTTAGGTGCGGCCCAAACAGGGAGCGGGAAAACCGGTGCTTTTGCCCTTCCCGTTTTGCACCATTTGCTTGAAAAAAAACGGGCTGGCCCTCGGGTCTTGATCTTAGTCCCCACGCGGGAACTGGCGTCCCAAGTGGATCAAACTTTTCGGGATTGCGCGCGGTTCACGGATTTTAAGGTGGTGACGATTATTGGGGGAGTGGGGTATGAGCAACAACGGCGTGCGGTAACGGAAGGCGCGGACATTATCGTGGCCACCCCCGGCCGGCTGTTGGATCATTTGCAGAACCGTGCGTTCACTTTGGCTCGGGTGGACCATTTGATTTTGGATGAGGCGGACCGCATGTTGGACATGGGATTTCTTCCGGACATTAAATCCATTGTGTACCAGGTTCCCCAGGAACGCCAGACGTTGTTGTTTTCCGCGACGTTGGTACCTGAAATTGAACGGATCGCCTCGTTCGCGCTGAAAGACCCCAATCGGATTCAGGTGGCGCGTCCCGCTACGGTGGCGGAAGGGATCAGCCAAATTCTTTACCCCGTGGTTCACAACCAGAAAATGGATCTTTTGATCACCTTGCTCCGCAACACGGAAATGCGATCGGTTTTGGTGTTCACCCGAACCAAGCACGGCGCGGACCGGTTGGCCCACCGGTTGGAGAAAGCGGGGTATCGTTCTGAAGTTCTTCACTCAAACCGGACCCAGCGCGAACGAACCGAAGCCATGGACAGTTTTCGAGCGGGTAAATCTCAAATTTTGGTGGCCACGGACATCGCCGCCCGCGGAATCGACGTTAAAGATATTTCCCATGTGATCAACTACGACGTGCCCCAGCACCCGGAGGACTATGTCCATCGGGTGGGTCGAACCGCCCGCGCCTACGGGGTGGGAGACGCGCTGACGCTGATGGATCCCCTTGAGCAGGTTTTCGTGACCGACATTGAAAAGTTTACAGGGCTTGTTTTCCCGCGGGCGGTGGTCCCTAATTTTCCCTACAAGATCCTTCCCAAGCTGGAGGCCCCAAAACCCTCCAACAAAACATCGTGGGACCGCGTGTGGAGCCGGGGCCACACCAATGCGCTTCGTCGTCGACGGTGA
- a CDS encoding DUF3131 domain-containing protein, with the protein MTGRHPFFAKFFTGIVLLALVSPGSAASLRRSDRRYLTGVYRDTWACLAHFVSPTTGLPYDSSRRLPYTSTTNVGFYLAACAVAGRTGLLSPAETKSRLDAALTSLEKWPRFLGGFPVTWVNVETLRPKGHQFSTVDHLSNLTASLLVVKGIVPELAERIDKLLTPMNWGDLYDPERGWYKGGWRLDQKDFDVKQNGWEWYYSYLGADTRFGSVWGIGTGEVPLDSWMVLNRNKESKYNLSYLVPGWQGGGLFMQYVAGLFLDERLTEIGKSAADFGWAQVLHAQRIGAPVWGWSACESPDGKSYLGWDAIRDDVVTPHAAGLAAIYYPRQATANFRRFKKRGARARFKEEGRSHAFGFRDSLNWRTGKVSDHYLCLDQGMMFLSLANVLHDGILWKAVAVDHHVQRALREIPDYATPDDAFLPLYVERDSLSVLDK; encoded by the coding sequence GTGACAGGGCGACATCCCTTTTTCGCAAAATTTTTTACCGGGATCGTTCTCCTGGCGTTGGTTTCTCCGGGAAGTGCCGCTTCTCTGCGCCGGAGCGATCGTCGGTATCTGACGGGGGTTTATCGCGACACGTGGGCCTGCCTGGCCCATTTTGTCAGCCCGACAACGGGTCTTCCGTATGATTCCAGCCGCCGTCTTCCTTACACGTCCACAACAAACGTTGGATTCTATCTGGCGGCCTGCGCCGTAGCGGGTCGGACAGGCCTTCTGTCGCCCGCGGAAACCAAATCCCGCCTGGACGCCGCACTCACCAGTTTGGAAAAATGGCCACGGTTTCTTGGCGGGTTTCCGGTTACGTGGGTAAACGTGGAGACCCTTCGACCGAAGGGGCACCAATTTTCAACCGTGGATCATTTGTCGAACCTCACCGCGTCTTTGCTCGTGGTGAAGGGAATTGTTCCCGAGCTGGCGGAGCGCATTGATAAATTATTGACTCCCATGAACTGGGGTGACTTATACGATCCGGAGCGGGGGTGGTATAAGGGTGGGTGGCGGTTGGATCAGAAGGATTTTGATGTGAAACAAAACGGTTGGGAATGGTATTACAGTTATTTAGGGGCGGACACCCGGTTTGGAAGCGTTTGGGGTATTGGGACGGGAGAAGTTCCTCTGGACAGTTGGATGGTTCTGAATCGCAATAAAGAATCGAAATACAATTTGTCCTACCTGGTGCCGGGGTGGCAGGGGGGCGGTCTCTTCATGCAATACGTGGCGGGACTGTTTTTGGATGAACGTTTGACCGAAATCGGTAAGTCCGCCGCGGATTTTGGGTGGGCCCAGGTTCTTCATGCCCAGCGGATCGGGGCGCCCGTTTGGGGATGGTCCGCTTGCGAAAGCCCGGACGGGAAATCCTATCTGGGGTGGGACGCCATTCGAGACGACGTGGTCACCCCCCACGCCGCCGGTCTCGCGGCGATCTATTACCCTCGGCAAGCCACCGCCAATTTCCGCCGGTTCAAAAAAAGAGGCGCGCGGGCGCGCTTTAAAGAGGAAGGACGCTCCCACGCTTTTGGGTTTCGAGACAGCCTCAATTGGCGCACAGGAAAGGTCTCGGACCATTACCTGTGCCTGGATCAGGGGATGATGTTTCTGTCTTTAGCGAATGTTCTCCACGACGGCATTCTCTGGAAAGCGGTGGCTGTTGATCATCACGTCCAACGCGCTCTGCGCGAAATTCCGGACTACGCGACCCCCGATGACGCTTTTCTCCCACTTTACGTCGAGCGGGATTCCCTCTCGGTGCTGGATAAATGA
- a CDS encoding DUF721 domain-containing protein → MRNPKDGPSAKKPKRLVSAQELLTGILSRKGYDPDHFALFELWDRLLGNEAQKARAVGVKDGRLYVEVDTPVRTHGLALRKRELLKKMNAPFGGRPPLSDIIFRPGTPASSDDEREH, encoded by the coding sequence GTGAGGAACCCAAAAGACGGGCCATCGGCCAAAAAACCGAAACGGCTTGTATCGGCTCAGGAACTTCTGACGGGAATATTGTCACGGAAAGGTTATGACCCCGATCACTTTGCCCTCTTTGAACTGTGGGATCGCTTGTTGGGGAACGAGGCGCAAAAGGCTCGCGCCGTCGGGGTGAAGGATGGGCGGTTGTATGTTGAGGTGGACACGCCGGTCCGGACGCACGGGTTGGCCCTTCGGAAACGGGAATTATTAAAAAAAATGAACGCGCCTTTTGGCGGTCGACCCCCCCTATCTGATATAATCTTCCGTCCAGGGACCCCGGCGTCTTCCGACGATGAGAGGGAACATTAA
- the gyrA gene encoding DNA gyrase subunit A yields the protein MPRNIEDEMKTSYINYAMSVIVGRALPDVRDGLKPVHRRILYTMDEMGLAHNKPYKKSARVVGDVMGKYHPHGDSAIYDAVVRMVQEFSLRHPLVDGQGNFGSIDADPPAAMRYTEVRLAGIAQEMLGDIEKNTVDFGPNYDGSLTEPLVLPSKLPNLLINGSSGIAVGMATNIPPHNLAETCDAAVAYIANEDITNAELLKIMKGPDFPTSAIITGREGIKNYFETGRGSITTRARTEIEEGKAGKQSIIINELPYQVNKAQLLETIAGLVRDKKMEGISDIRDESDRDGVRVVIELKRDANAQVVLNQLFKYTQMETSFGVILLALVNGKPRVLCMREMLKYYVEHRREVVIRRTKYELKRAEDRAHILEGLRIAIDNLDKVIKTIRESKNTEIARTALMEKFALSKIQAQAILDMRLHQLTALERQALEDEYLELIKTIARLKALLADAKKILGVITEELREVKEKYGEKRRTQITAAAQEMEMEDLIAQEDVVVTFSHAGYVKRLPVDTYRAQKRGGRGITGMTTKDEDFVEQLFVTDTHAHLLLFTTRGRVYAVRVYEIPEANRTSRGKAVVNLIALNPDEKVTSAIPVQSFDPVKTKDMSLALCTRNGQIKRTALTEFDDIRKSGIIAIGLDEGDILVEARLVDEKREILIGTKTGNCIRFPQDEVRRMGRGAGGVRGIRLDKGDQVVGMEITTPGRKETLVTACEFGYGKRTELSEYRDTSRGGKGVITIKTTDRNGPVIGIKLVTDTDDLMLMTEKGMAVRVHTKDLSVIGRNTQGYRLVRMEEGDKLAILAPVVADENEGQNGEEKP from the coding sequence ATGCCCCGGAACATTGAAGATGAAATGAAGACGTCCTACATCAATTACGCCATGAGCGTCATTGTGGGGCGGGCGTTGCCGGACGTGCGGGATGGGCTGAAACCGGTTCATCGACGCATTCTGTACACCATGGACGAGATGGGGTTGGCCCACAACAAACCCTACAAGAAAAGCGCCCGCGTGGTCGGTGACGTCATGGGTAAATACCATCCTCACGGGGACAGCGCGATTTACGACGCCGTGGTCCGAATGGTGCAGGAGTTTTCCCTTCGCCATCCCTTGGTGGATGGCCAAGGAAATTTCGGGTCCATCGATGCGGATCCCCCCGCCGCCATGCGGTACACCGAAGTTCGTTTGGCCGGTATCGCCCAAGAAATGTTGGGCGATATTGAAAAAAATACCGTAGATTTCGGGCCCAACTATGACGGGTCCCTGACGGAACCATTGGTTTTGCCCTCCAAACTTCCCAACCTTCTCATCAATGGGTCTTCGGGTATCGCTGTGGGGATGGCCACGAACATTCCGCCCCACAATTTAGCGGAGACCTGTGACGCCGCTGTGGCGTATATCGCCAACGAGGACATTACCAACGCGGAACTGTTGAAGATTATGAAAGGGCCCGATTTCCCCACCTCCGCTATCATCACGGGACGGGAAGGCATTAAGAATTATTTTGAAACGGGTCGCGGGTCCATCACCACCCGAGCCCGCACCGAAATCGAAGAAGGAAAAGCCGGGAAACAATCCATCATTATTAACGAGCTTCCCTATCAGGTGAACAAGGCCCAGCTTTTGGAAACCATTGCGGGTCTTGTGCGGGACAAAAAAATGGAAGGCATTTCGGATATCCGGGACGAATCCGATCGGGACGGCGTACGGGTGGTGATCGAATTGAAACGGGACGCCAACGCCCAAGTGGTTCTCAATCAACTGTTCAAGTACACCCAGATGGAGACCTCGTTTGGCGTCATCCTGTTGGCCCTCGTGAACGGGAAACCCCGTGTTCTCTGCATGCGGGAGATGCTCAAATATTATGTGGAACATCGGCGCGAAGTGGTTATTCGCCGTACCAAATACGAACTCAAACGGGCGGAAGACCGGGCGCATATTTTGGAAGGGCTCCGCATTGCTATCGATAACCTGGACAAGGTCATCAAGACCATTCGTGAATCAAAAAATACAGAAATCGCCCGAACGGCTCTTATGGAAAAGTTTGCCCTGTCGAAGATCCAGGCCCAGGCCATCTTGGACATGCGGCTTCACCAGCTGACCGCACTCGAACGCCAAGCGTTGGAAGACGAATATCTGGAACTGATCAAAACCATCGCGCGGCTGAAGGCCCTCTTAGCGGACGCCAAGAAAATCTTAGGCGTCATTACGGAAGAGCTGCGGGAAGTGAAGGAAAAATACGGGGAAAAACGACGTACCCAAATCACCGCCGCGGCGCAAGAAATGGAAATGGAAGATCTGATTGCCCAGGAAGACGTGGTGGTCACGTTCTCCCACGCGGGATACGTGAAACGGCTTCCCGTGGACACGTACCGCGCGCAGAAGCGAGGCGGGCGCGGGATCACCGGCATGACCACGAAAGACGAAGATTTTGTGGAACAGCTCTTTGTGACGGACACCCACGCCCATCTTCTCCTTTTCACCACGCGGGGGCGTGTGTACGCCGTTCGGGTCTATGAAATCCCGGAGGCGAACCGAACGTCTCGGGGAAAAGCTGTCGTCAATTTGATTGCGTTGAACCCGGACGAAAAAGTCACATCCGCGATTCCCGTTCAATCGTTTGATCCGGTCAAAACAAAAGACATGAGCCTCGCGTTGTGTACCCGAAACGGGCAGATCAAGCGGACCGCGTTGACGGAGTTCGATGACATCCGGAAAAGCGGAATCATTGCCATCGGGTTGGACGAAGGAGATATTTTGGTGGAAGCCCGGTTGGTGGACGAAAAACGTGAGATTCTTATCGGCACCAAAACCGGGAATTGCATTCGCTTTCCCCAAGATGAAGTCCGACGGATGGGCCGGGGGGCTGGGGGCGTGCGAGGGATTCGGTTGGACAAAGGGGACCAGGTGGTGGGCATGGAAATAACCACTCCCGGCCGGAAAGAAACCCTTGTCACCGCGTGTGAGTTCGGGTATGGTAAGAGAACGGAATTGTCCGAATACCGTGACACCAGCCGTGGGGGCAAAGGTGTGATCACGATCAAGACCACGGACCGAAACGGGCCCGTCATTGGGATTAAACTGGTTACGGACACGGACGACCTTATGCTCATGACGGAAAAAGGCATGGCCGTCCGTGTGCACACCAAAGATCTATCGGTGATCGGCCGGAACACCCAGGGGTATCGTTTGGTCCGCATGGAAGAGGGCGATAAACTGGCGATCCTGGCGCCTGTGGTGGCGGATGAAAATGAAGGACAAAATGGGGAGGAGAAACCATGA
- the gyrB gene encoding DNA topoisomerase (ATP-hydrolyzing) subunit B: MATDVTEKPKKSSYDSSSIQVLEGLEAVRHRPAMYIGSTGPTGLHHLVYEAVDNSIDEVLAGYAKTVDVIIHEDNSVTITDDGRGIPVEPKHDVSDPKLKGKSALEIVMTVLHAGGKFEQNAYKYSGGLHGVGVSCVNALADWMKVEVYRDGKIYTQSYKCGKPNHDVKMTGKTDNEGTRVTFHPDPSIFGDIQYSFDTLSARLRELAFLNPGARVTILDERDDKQHIFHYEGGLVEFVKFMNAHKNPLHPHPIYLKKERDNVLIEVAVQYNDSYNEHIYSFVNNINTKDGGTHLSGFRSAMTRVMNDYIKKHDLLKGKDFTVSGEDTREGLTAVISIKMSSAKLQFEGQTKGKLGNTEVEGIVKSIVGDTLSTFFEENPATAKNICEKAILSAEAREAARKARELTRRKGALDSASLPGKLADCQERDPSKCEIYIVEGDSAGGSAKQGRDRKFQAILPLKGKILNVEKSRLSKMLANEEIRTLITALGCGVGKAEGDEGMNLAKLRYHKVIIMTDADVDGAHIRTLLLTFFFRQMTPMIEKGYVYIAQPPLYKVKKGKKEMYVDTEEKMDEWLLSEGLNSAEVLNLAKGAHGTLVESTKLKGAFKAMVELESLRKRLHKKGVEWSDFLVFRDKGAFPLYRVQEETGPLYLYSEKEVKHWRDNFIETRKARLQKELADAGEVGTGSAGTEEEDLSGVMKELLELKKISALADKLQDVGFDITLEKPTPENADKRKALYRVSINGEEKDVLSLAELLEAIKDAGRKGATIQRYKGLGEMNPQQLWETTMDPVNRKFLQVKLEPDSSEADDIFTVLMGDKVEPRRQFIEAHSAEVQNLDV, encoded by the coding sequence GTGGCCACAGACGTAACCGAAAAACCAAAAAAATCGTCGTATGATTCTTCGTCCATTCAAGTCTTGGAAGGGCTGGAGGCGGTGCGCCATCGGCCCGCCATGTACATTGGGTCCACAGGGCCCACGGGTTTGCACCACCTGGTTTACGAAGCCGTCGACAATTCCATTGACGAGGTTCTGGCCGGCTACGCCAAGACGGTGGATGTGATTATTCATGAAGACAATTCCGTGACCATCACAGACGACGGTCGTGGCATTCCGGTGGAGCCTAAACACGACGTTTCGGACCCGAAATTAAAGGGTAAATCCGCCCTGGAAATTGTGATGACTGTTTTGCACGCGGGGGGGAAGTTCGAACAAAACGCCTATAAATATTCGGGAGGTCTTCACGGGGTGGGTGTTTCTTGTGTCAACGCTTTGGCCGATTGGATGAAAGTGGAAGTTTACCGGGATGGGAAAATCTACACCCAAAGCTATAAATGCGGTAAACCGAATCACGATGTTAAAATGACAGGGAAAACGGACAACGAGGGAACCCGCGTAACGTTTCACCCAGACCCATCCATTTTTGGGGACATTCAATATTCGTTCGATACGCTTTCCGCTCGCCTTCGTGAACTGGCGTTTTTGAATCCCGGCGCTCGCGTCACCATCTTAGATGAACGGGACGATAAGCAGCATATTTTTCATTATGAAGGCGGGCTGGTGGAGTTCGTTAAGTTCATGAACGCCCATAAGAATCCGCTCCATCCTCATCCGATCTATCTCAAAAAAGAACGGGACAACGTTTTGATCGAAGTGGCTGTCCAATACAACGATTCCTACAACGAACACATCTACTCCTTCGTGAACAACATCAACACCAAAGACGGCGGCACCCATTTGTCAGGGTTCCGGTCGGCCATGACCCGGGTGATGAACGATTACATCAAGAAGCACGATCTCTTGAAAGGGAAAGATTTCACGGTGTCCGGTGAGGACACCCGCGAGGGGCTGACCGCGGTCATTTCCATCAAAATGTCCAGCGCAAAACTTCAATTCGAAGGTCAGACCAAAGGCAAGCTGGGGAATACGGAAGTGGAAGGGATCGTCAAATCCATTGTGGGGGATACGCTCTCCACGTTCTTTGAAGAGAACCCTGCCACGGCCAAAAACATTTGTGAAAAAGCCATTCTTTCGGCAGAGGCACGGGAAGCGGCTCGCAAAGCTCGGGAACTGACCCGCCGCAAAGGAGCCCTGGACTCGGCCTCTCTCCCTGGGAAACTGGCGGATTGTCAAGAACGCGACCCCTCCAAATGTGAAATCTATATCGTTGAAGGGGATTCGGCGGGTGGGTCGGCCAAGCAGGGACGGGACCGGAAATTTCAAGCGATTCTTCCCTTGAAAGGGAAAATTTTGAACGTGGAAAAATCCCGTTTGTCGAAGATGTTGGCCAACGAAGAAATCCGCACGTTGATTACCGCCTTGGGTTGTGGGGTGGGTAAAGCGGAGGGGGATGAGGGCATGAACTTGGCCAAACTTCGGTATCACAAGGTCATCATTATGACCGACGCCGATGTGGACGGTGCCCACATTCGGACTTTGTTGTTGACCTTCTTTTTCCGCCAAATGACGCCGATGATCGAGAAGGGGTACGTCTACATCGCCCAGCCGCCGCTGTACAAGGTCAAAAAGGGCAAGAAAGAAATGTATGTGGACACCGAAGAAAAAATGGACGAATGGCTTTTGTCCGAAGGGTTGAACTCCGCGGAAGTGTTGAACCTCGCCAAGGGGGCCCATGGAACGTTGGTGGAGTCAACGAAATTGAAAGGGGCCTTCAAGGCCATGGTGGAGTTGGAATCCCTTCGCAAGCGTCTGCACAAAAAAGGCGTTGAATGGTCGGACTTTCTTGTTTTCCGCGACAAAGGGGCGTTCCCCCTTTACCGCGTCCAAGAAGAGACCGGGCCCCTCTACCTTTACTCCGAAAAAGAGGTCAAGCACTGGCGGGACAATTTCATAGAAACTCGCAAGGCGCGATTACAAAAAGAGTTGGCCGACGCGGGGGAAGTGGGGACCGGTTCCGCCGGGACGGAAGAAGAAGATTTGAGCGGCGTGATGAAGGAGTTGCTGGAACTTAAAAAGATCAGTGCGCTGGCGGACAAGCTTCAGGACGTCGGGTTTGACATCACGTTGGAAAAACCAACCCCTGAAAACGCGGATAAACGCAAGGCCCTTTATCGGGTTTCCATTAACGGTGAAGAGAAAGATGTTTTGTCGTTGGCGGAACTTCTGGAAGCCATTAAAGACGCGGGGCGGAAAGGGGCCACGATCCAACGGTACAAAGGGTTGGGAGAAATGAATCCCCAGCAATTGTGGGAAACGACCATGGACCCTGTGAATCGAAAGTTCCTTCAGGTCAAACTGGAACCGGACAGCTCAGAGGCTGACGATATTTTTACGGTGCTCATGGGGGACAAGGTGGAACCTCGGCGCCAGTTCATCGAGGCCCACTCCGCGGAAGTGCAGAACCTGGACGTTTAA
- the serS gene encoding serine--tRNA ligase, whose protein sequence is MLDIKRIRSEPDVVRKALQNRGGASSVLFEQFLVLDSAYRATLAELEPLRARRNQAAGEVGLKKRQKEDVSVLLKELEELKTQLKGLEERAAEQERQVNTTLLEFPNLPLDTVPLGSGAAENVEERRWGTPRVFSFVPKDHQELGEKLGLMDFTRAAKISGARFSLLTGMGARLERALINFMLDLHTNEHGYTEIVPPYLVTRQTMTGTGQLPKFEDELYATKEDDLFLIPTAEVPLTNMFRDEDMDAARLPRSVCAYTACFRRESGSYGKDTRGLTRNHQFNKIELVRFVRPEDTATELDLLTGHAETVLKRLGLPYRVMALCTGDVGFSSAKTYDLEVWAPGENSGKGQWREISSCSTFTDFQARRIGLRYKKPDGSKALLHTLNGSGVAVGRTMAALLENYQEEDGVVTVPEALRPYTGFDRLLPGDGFR, encoded by the coding sequence ATGCTGGATATTAAGCGTATTCGATCTGAACCGGATGTGGTTCGCAAAGCTCTCCAGAACCGCGGGGGGGCTTCTTCGGTTCTTTTCGAGCAATTCTTGGTTCTGGACAGTGCCTACCGAGCCACATTGGCGGAACTGGAGCCTTTGCGCGCCCGCCGAAACCAGGCCGCTGGCGAGGTGGGTCTTAAGAAACGGCAGAAAGAAGATGTCTCGGTTCTTTTAAAAGAACTGGAAGAACTGAAAACCCAACTGAAAGGGCTGGAAGAACGAGCGGCGGAACAGGAACGCCAGGTCAACACCACACTCCTCGAATTCCCAAATCTCCCCCTGGACACGGTTCCCCTGGGCTCCGGGGCCGCTGAAAATGTTGAGGAGAGACGGTGGGGAACGCCGCGTGTTTTTTCGTTCGTGCCGAAAGACCACCAGGAGTTGGGCGAGAAATTGGGTTTGATGGATTTTACCCGTGCGGCAAAGATTTCAGGCGCCCGGTTTTCACTTCTCACAGGAATGGGGGCCCGGTTGGAACGGGCGCTCATCAATTTCATGCTGGACCTTCACACCAACGAGCACGGCTACACAGAAATCGTACCCCCCTACCTGGTGACCCGCCAAACCATGACCGGGACAGGCCAATTGCCCAAATTCGAGGACGAACTGTACGCCACCAAGGAAGATGACCTTTTTCTGATCCCCACCGCGGAAGTTCCCCTGACCAACATGTTCCGTGACGAAGACATGGACGCGGCTCGCCTTCCCCGGTCGGTGTGCGCATACACCGCTTGTTTTCGTCGGGAATCTGGGAGTTATGGCAAAGACACGCGAGGTCTCACGCGCAATCATCAGTTCAATAAGATCGAATTGGTGCGGTTTGTTCGACCTGAAGACACGGCAACGGAACTGGATCTTTTGACGGGTCACGCGGAAACGGTGTTGAAACGTCTCGGCCTTCCCTATCGGGTGATGGCCCTGTGCACGGGGGACGTGGGTTTTTCGTCGGCGAAAACGTACGACCTCGAAGTGTGGGCCCCCGGGGAAAACAGTGGAAAAGGGCAGTGGAGAGAAATTTCTTCCTGTTCAACGTTTACAGATTTTCAAGCCCGGCGGATTGGGTTGCGGTATAAGAAACCCGATGGAAGCAAGGCGTTATTGCATACTCTCAATGGGTCCGGGGTCGCTGTGGGACGAACCATGGCCGCCCTTTTGGAGAACTATCAGGAAGAAGATGGCGTGGTGACCGTGCCTGAAGCGCTCCGCCCTTACACCGGCTTCGATCGCTTACTGCCCGGTGACGGTTTCCGGTAG